One part of the Dioscorea cayenensis subsp. rotundata cultivar TDr96_F1 unplaced genomic scaffold, TDr96_F1_v2_PseudoChromosome.rev07_lg8_w22 25.fasta BLBR01000868.1, whole genome shotgun sequence genome encodes these proteins:
- the LOC120255167 gene encoding probable acyl-[acyl-carrier-protein]--UDP-N-acetylglucosamine O-acyltransferase, mitochondrial isoform X3, protein MLASRAARRFLSFSRFVSPSIPLRHLHQGAPRLDGNASIHPYAIIHPGAVLGKAVSVGPFCTVGSAARIGDGCELHPGCHVVGDTELDLPGRTIIGRNNVIGHYAVIGVKCQDLKYKPGDECFLIVGDNNEIREYTSIHRSSKSTEKTVIGDNNLIMGSCHIAHDCKIGKNNIFANNTLLAGHVVVEDYTHTAGSIVIHQFCHIGSYCFIGGGSVIAQDVPKYMMVSGDRAELRGLNLEGLRRHGFSSMEVRSMRSAYKKIFMPNDTESDGIENRLSEVDKQKIRMMDATKKLAFNSCRLASSRLVVQLHLVKSVTVLLIYYRQCIDIFFPEIIVKLYCTL, encoded by the exons ATGCTCGCCTCCAGAGCTGCTCGCCGGTTCCTTTCCTTCTCTCGCTTCGTCTCCCCTTCGATTCCACTGCGCCATCTCCACCAAG GAGCTCCGAGACTCGACGGCAATGCTTCAATCCACCCCTATGCGATCATTCATCCCGGCGCCGTTCTCGGCAAG GCTGTTTCAGTTGGTCCCTTCTGCACTGTTGGGTCTGCTGCGAGGATTGGTGATGGCTGTGAATTGCATCCTGGTTGCCATGTCGTGGGGGACACTGAGTTAG ATCTTCCAGGGCGTACGATCATTGGTAGAAATAATGTTATTGGGCATTATGCGGTAATTGGAGTGAAGTGCCAAGATTTGAAGTACAAG ccAGGGGATGAGTGTTTTCTTATTGTTGGTGATAACAATGAGATCAGGGAGTATACTTCCATTCATCGGTCTTCTAAATCAACTGAAAAAACG GTTATTGGTGACAACAATCTTATCATGGGATCTTGCCACATTGCCCATGATTGCAAAATtgggaaaaataatatttttgctaATAACACCTTGTTGGCTGGTCATGTTGTGGTGGAG GACTACACCCACACCGCTGGCTCTATTGTCATTCATCAATTTTGTCACATAGGATCATATTGTTTCATTGGTGGGGGTTCTGTG ATTGCACAAGATGTTCCAAAGTATATGATGGTTTCTGGAGATAGAGCAGAGCTTCGTGGCTTGAATTTAGAAGGCCTTCGGCGTCATGGTTTCTCAAGCATGGAG GTTAGAAGCATGAGGAGTgcttacaaaaaaatattcatgccCAATGACACAGAGTCTGATGGAATTGAGAACCGACTTTCTGAAGTG gacaagcaaaagattaGGATGATGGATGCAACTAAAAAACTAGCTTTCAACAGCTGCCGACTTGCATCAAGCAGGCTGGTTGTACAATTGCATCTAGTTAAAAGCGTCACAGTCCTGTTAATCTACTACAGGCAatgtattgatatttttttcccagAGATAATAGTAAAATTGTACTGTACATTATGA
- the LOC120255167 gene encoding probable acyl-[acyl-carrier-protein]--UDP-N-acetylglucosamine O-acyltransferase, mitochondrial isoform X7 gives MLASRAARRFLSFSRFVSPSIPLRHLHQGAPRLDGNASIHPYAIIHPGAVLGKAVSVGPFCTVGSAARIGDGCELHPGCHVVGDTELGERCVVLSGAIVGADLPGRTIIGRNNVIGHYAVIGVKCQDLKYKPGDECFLIVGDNNEIREYTSIHRSSKSTEKTVIGDNNLIMGSCHIAHDCKIGKNNIFANNTLLAGHVVVEDYTHTAGSIVIHQFCHIGSYCFIGGGSVIAQDVPKYMMVSGDRAELRGLNLEGLRRHGFSSMEKHEECLQKNIHAQ, from the exons ATGCTCGCCTCCAGAGCTGCTCGCCGGTTCCTTTCCTTCTCTCGCTTCGTCTCCCCTTCGATTCCACTGCGCCATCTCCACCAAG GAGCTCCGAGACTCGACGGCAATGCTTCAATCCACCCCTATGCGATCATTCATCCCGGCGCCGTTCTCGGCAAG GCTGTTTCAGTTGGTCCCTTCTGCACTGTTGGGTCTGCTGCGAGGATTGGTGATGGCTGTGAATTGCATCCTGGTTGCCATGTCGTGGGGGACACTGAGTTAGGTGAACGCTGTGTTGTACTTAG TGGGGCTATTGTTGGTGCAGATCTTCCAGGGCGTACGATCATTGGTAGAAATAATGTTATTGGGCATTATGCGGTAATTGGAGTGAAGTGCCAAGATTTGAAGTACAAG ccAGGGGATGAGTGTTTTCTTATTGTTGGTGATAACAATGAGATCAGGGAGTATACTTCCATTCATCGGTCTTCTAAATCAACTGAAAAAACG GTTATTGGTGACAACAATCTTATCATGGGATCTTGCCACATTGCCCATGATTGCAAAATtgggaaaaataatatttttgctaATAACACCTTGTTGGCTGGTCATGTTGTGGTGGAG GACTACACCCACACCGCTGGCTCTATTGTCATTCATCAATTTTGTCACATAGGATCATATTGTTTCATTGGTGGGGGTTCTGTG ATTGCACAAGATGTTCCAAAGTATATGATGGTTTCTGGAGATAGAGCAGAGCTTCGTGGCTTGAATTTAGAAGGCCTTCGGCGTCATGGTTTCTCAAGCATGGAG AAGCATGAGGAGTgcttacaaaaaaatattcatgccCAATGA
- the LOC120255167 gene encoding probable acyl-[acyl-carrier-protein]--UDP-N-acetylglucosamine O-acyltransferase, mitochondrial isoform X1, with translation MLASRAARRFLSFSRFVSPSIPLRHLHQGAPRLDGNASIHPYAIIHPGAVLGKAVSVGPFCTVGSAARIGDGCELHPGCHVVGDTELGERCVVLSGAIVGADLPGRTIIGRNNVIGHYAVIGVKCQDLKYKPGDECFLIVGDNNEIREYTSIHRSSKSTEKTVIGDNNLIMGSCHIAHDCKIGKNNIFANNTLLAGHVVVEDYTHTAGSIVIHQFCHIGSYCFIGGGSVIAQDVPKYMMVSGDRAELRGLNLEGLRRHGFSSMEVRSMRSAYKKIFMPNDTESDGIENRLSEVDKQKIRMMDATKKLAFNSCRLASSRLVVQLHLVKSVTVLLIYYRQCIDIFFPEIIVKLYCTL, from the exons ATGCTCGCCTCCAGAGCTGCTCGCCGGTTCCTTTCCTTCTCTCGCTTCGTCTCCCCTTCGATTCCACTGCGCCATCTCCACCAAG GAGCTCCGAGACTCGACGGCAATGCTTCAATCCACCCCTATGCGATCATTCATCCCGGCGCCGTTCTCGGCAAG GCTGTTTCAGTTGGTCCCTTCTGCACTGTTGGGTCTGCTGCGAGGATTGGTGATGGCTGTGAATTGCATCCTGGTTGCCATGTCGTGGGGGACACTGAGTTAGGTGAACGCTGTGTTGTACTTAG TGGGGCTATTGTTGGTGCAGATCTTCCAGGGCGTACGATCATTGGTAGAAATAATGTTATTGGGCATTATGCGGTAATTGGAGTGAAGTGCCAAGATTTGAAGTACAAG ccAGGGGATGAGTGTTTTCTTATTGTTGGTGATAACAATGAGATCAGGGAGTATACTTCCATTCATCGGTCTTCTAAATCAACTGAAAAAACG GTTATTGGTGACAACAATCTTATCATGGGATCTTGCCACATTGCCCATGATTGCAAAATtgggaaaaataatatttttgctaATAACACCTTGTTGGCTGGTCATGTTGTGGTGGAG GACTACACCCACACCGCTGGCTCTATTGTCATTCATCAATTTTGTCACATAGGATCATATTGTTTCATTGGTGGGGGTTCTGTG ATTGCACAAGATGTTCCAAAGTATATGATGGTTTCTGGAGATAGAGCAGAGCTTCGTGGCTTGAATTTAGAAGGCCTTCGGCGTCATGGTTTCTCAAGCATGGAG GTTAGAAGCATGAGGAGTgcttacaaaaaaatattcatgccCAATGACACAGAGTCTGATGGAATTGAGAACCGACTTTCTGAAGTG gacaagcaaaagattaGGATGATGGATGCAACTAAAAAACTAGCTTTCAACAGCTGCCGACTTGCATCAAGCAGGCTGGTTGTACAATTGCATCTAGTTAAAAGCGTCACAGTCCTGTTAATCTACTACAGGCAatgtattgatatttttttcccagAGATAATAGTAAAATTGTACTGTACATTATGA
- the LOC120255167 gene encoding probable acyl-[acyl-carrier-protein]--UDP-N-acetylglucosamine O-acyltransferase, mitochondrial isoform X5 codes for MLASRAARRFLSFSRFVSPSIPLRHLHQGAPRLDGNASIHPYAIIHPGAVLGKAVSVGPFCTVGSAARIGDGCELHPGCHVVGDTELGERCVVLSGAIVGADLPGRTIIGRNNVIGHYAVIGVKCQDLKYKPGDECFLIVGDNNEIREYTSIHRSSKSTEKTVIGDNNLIMGSCHIAHDCKIGKNNIFANNTLLAGHVVVEDYTHTAGSIVIHQFCHIGSYCFIGGGSVIAQDVPKYMMVSGDRAELRGLNLEGLRRHGFSSMEVRSMRSAYKKIFMPNDTESDGIENRLSEVAHDKELARFSAVCSMVQSICESFAQNRRGICK; via the exons ATGCTCGCCTCCAGAGCTGCTCGCCGGTTCCTTTCCTTCTCTCGCTTCGTCTCCCCTTCGATTCCACTGCGCCATCTCCACCAAG GAGCTCCGAGACTCGACGGCAATGCTTCAATCCACCCCTATGCGATCATTCATCCCGGCGCCGTTCTCGGCAAG GCTGTTTCAGTTGGTCCCTTCTGCACTGTTGGGTCTGCTGCGAGGATTGGTGATGGCTGTGAATTGCATCCTGGTTGCCATGTCGTGGGGGACACTGAGTTAGGTGAACGCTGTGTTGTACTTAG TGGGGCTATTGTTGGTGCAGATCTTCCAGGGCGTACGATCATTGGTAGAAATAATGTTATTGGGCATTATGCGGTAATTGGAGTGAAGTGCCAAGATTTGAAGTACAAG ccAGGGGATGAGTGTTTTCTTATTGTTGGTGATAACAATGAGATCAGGGAGTATACTTCCATTCATCGGTCTTCTAAATCAACTGAAAAAACG GTTATTGGTGACAACAATCTTATCATGGGATCTTGCCACATTGCCCATGATTGCAAAATtgggaaaaataatatttttgctaATAACACCTTGTTGGCTGGTCATGTTGTGGTGGAG GACTACACCCACACCGCTGGCTCTATTGTCATTCATCAATTTTGTCACATAGGATCATATTGTTTCATTGGTGGGGGTTCTGTG ATTGCACAAGATGTTCCAAAGTATATGATGGTTTCTGGAGATAGAGCAGAGCTTCGTGGCTTGAATTTAGAAGGCCTTCGGCGTCATGGTTTCTCAAGCATGGAG GTTAGAAGCATGAGGAGTgcttacaaaaaaatattcatgccCAATGACACAGAGTCTGATGGAATTGAGAACCGACTTTCTGAAGTG GCACATGACAAAGAGTTAGCTCGGTTCTCCGCTGTATGTTCAATGGTGCAATCTATCTGTGAGTCATTTGCGCAAAATCGCCGTGGAATTTGCAAGT ga
- the LOC120255167 gene encoding probable acyl-[acyl-carrier-protein]--UDP-N-acetylglucosamine O-acyltransferase, mitochondrial isoform X2 — protein sequence MLASRAARRFLSFSRFVSPSIPLRHLHQGAPRLDGNASIHPYAIIHPGAVLGKAVSVGPFCTVGSAARIGDGCELHPGCHVVGDTDGAIVGADLPGRTIIGRNNVIGHYAVIGVKCQDLKYKPGDECFLIVGDNNEIREYTSIHRSSKSTEKTVIGDNNLIMGSCHIAHDCKIGKNNIFANNTLLAGHVVVEDYTHTAGSIVIHQFCHIGSYCFIGGGSVIAQDVPKYMMVSGDRAELRGLNLEGLRRHGFSSMEVRSMRSAYKKIFMPNDTESDGIENRLSEVDKQKIRMMDATKKLAFNSCRLASSRLVVQLHLVKSVTVLLIYYRQCIDIFFPEIIVKLYCTL from the exons ATGCTCGCCTCCAGAGCTGCTCGCCGGTTCCTTTCCTTCTCTCGCTTCGTCTCCCCTTCGATTCCACTGCGCCATCTCCACCAAG GAGCTCCGAGACTCGACGGCAATGCTTCAATCCACCCCTATGCGATCATTCATCCCGGCGCCGTTCTCGGCAAG GCTGTTTCAGTTGGTCCCTTCTGCACTGTTGGGTCTGCTGCGAGGATTGGTGATGGCTGTGAATTGCATCCTGGTTGCCATGTCGTGGGGGACACTGA TGGGGCTATTGTTGGTGCAGATCTTCCAGGGCGTACGATCATTGGTAGAAATAATGTTATTGGGCATTATGCGGTAATTGGAGTGAAGTGCCAAGATTTGAAGTACAAG ccAGGGGATGAGTGTTTTCTTATTGTTGGTGATAACAATGAGATCAGGGAGTATACTTCCATTCATCGGTCTTCTAAATCAACTGAAAAAACG GTTATTGGTGACAACAATCTTATCATGGGATCTTGCCACATTGCCCATGATTGCAAAATtgggaaaaataatatttttgctaATAACACCTTGTTGGCTGGTCATGTTGTGGTGGAG GACTACACCCACACCGCTGGCTCTATTGTCATTCATCAATTTTGTCACATAGGATCATATTGTTTCATTGGTGGGGGTTCTGTG ATTGCACAAGATGTTCCAAAGTATATGATGGTTTCTGGAGATAGAGCAGAGCTTCGTGGCTTGAATTTAGAAGGCCTTCGGCGTCATGGTTTCTCAAGCATGGAG GTTAGAAGCATGAGGAGTgcttacaaaaaaatattcatgccCAATGACACAGAGTCTGATGGAATTGAGAACCGACTTTCTGAAGTG gacaagcaaaagattaGGATGATGGATGCAACTAAAAAACTAGCTTTCAACAGCTGCCGACTTGCATCAAGCAGGCTGGTTGTACAATTGCATCTAGTTAAAAGCGTCACAGTCCTGTTAATCTACTACAGGCAatgtattgatatttttttcccagAGATAATAGTAAAATTGTACTGTACATTATGA
- the LOC120255167 gene encoding probable acyl-[acyl-carrier-protein]--UDP-N-acetylglucosamine O-acyltransferase, mitochondrial isoform X4 — MLASRAARRFLSFSRFVSPSIPLRHLHQGAPRLDGNASIHPYAIIHPGAVLGKAVSVGPFCTVGSAARIGDGCELHPGCHVVGDTELGERCVVLSGAIVGADLPGRTIIGRNNVIGHYAVIGVKCQDLKYKPGDECFLIVGDNNEIREYTSIHRSSKSTEKTVIGDNNLIMGSCHIAHDCKIGKNNIFANNTLLAGHVVVEDYTHTAGSIVIHQFCHIGSYCFIGGGSVIAQDVPKYMMVSGDRAELRGLNLEGLRRHGFSSMEVRSMRSAYKKIFMPNDTESDGIENRLSEVAHDKELARFSAVCSMVQSICESFAQNRRGICKCRNWTSKRLG; from the exons ATGCTCGCCTCCAGAGCTGCTCGCCGGTTCCTTTCCTTCTCTCGCTTCGTCTCCCCTTCGATTCCACTGCGCCATCTCCACCAAG GAGCTCCGAGACTCGACGGCAATGCTTCAATCCACCCCTATGCGATCATTCATCCCGGCGCCGTTCTCGGCAAG GCTGTTTCAGTTGGTCCCTTCTGCACTGTTGGGTCTGCTGCGAGGATTGGTGATGGCTGTGAATTGCATCCTGGTTGCCATGTCGTGGGGGACACTGAGTTAGGTGAACGCTGTGTTGTACTTAG TGGGGCTATTGTTGGTGCAGATCTTCCAGGGCGTACGATCATTGGTAGAAATAATGTTATTGGGCATTATGCGGTAATTGGAGTGAAGTGCCAAGATTTGAAGTACAAG ccAGGGGATGAGTGTTTTCTTATTGTTGGTGATAACAATGAGATCAGGGAGTATACTTCCATTCATCGGTCTTCTAAATCAACTGAAAAAACG GTTATTGGTGACAACAATCTTATCATGGGATCTTGCCACATTGCCCATGATTGCAAAATtgggaaaaataatatttttgctaATAACACCTTGTTGGCTGGTCATGTTGTGGTGGAG GACTACACCCACACCGCTGGCTCTATTGTCATTCATCAATTTTGTCACATAGGATCATATTGTTTCATTGGTGGGGGTTCTGTG ATTGCACAAGATGTTCCAAAGTATATGATGGTTTCTGGAGATAGAGCAGAGCTTCGTGGCTTGAATTTAGAAGGCCTTCGGCGTCATGGTTTCTCAAGCATGGAG GTTAGAAGCATGAGGAGTgcttacaaaaaaatattcatgccCAATGACACAGAGTCTGATGGAATTGAGAACCGACTTTCTGAAGTG GCACATGACAAAGAGTTAGCTCGGTTCTCCGCTGTATGTTCAATGGTGCAATCTATCTGTGAGTCATTTGCGCAAAATCGCCGTGGAATTTGCAAGTGTAGGAATTG gacaagcaaaagattaGGATGA
- the LOC120255167 gene encoding probable acyl-[acyl-carrier-protein]--UDP-N-acetylglucosamine O-acyltransferase, mitochondrial isoform X6 yields MLASRAARRFLSFSRFVSPSIPLRHLHQGAPRLDGNASIHPYAIIHPGAVLGKAVSVGPFCTVGSAARIGDGCELHPGCHVVGDTELGERCVVLSGAIVGADLPGRTIIGRNNVIGHYAVIGVKCQDLKYKPGDECFLIVGDNNEIREYTSIHRSSKSTEKTVIGDNNLIMGSCHIAHDCKIGKNNIFANNTLLAGHVVVEDYTHTAGSIVIHQFCHIGSYCFIGGGSVIAQDVPKYMMVSGDRAELRGLNLEGLRRHGFSSMEENFIVNRAFKNTLQHALGSGK; encoded by the exons ATGCTCGCCTCCAGAGCTGCTCGCCGGTTCCTTTCCTTCTCTCGCTTCGTCTCCCCTTCGATTCCACTGCGCCATCTCCACCAAG GAGCTCCGAGACTCGACGGCAATGCTTCAATCCACCCCTATGCGATCATTCATCCCGGCGCCGTTCTCGGCAAG GCTGTTTCAGTTGGTCCCTTCTGCACTGTTGGGTCTGCTGCGAGGATTGGTGATGGCTGTGAATTGCATCCTGGTTGCCATGTCGTGGGGGACACTGAGTTAGGTGAACGCTGTGTTGTACTTAG TGGGGCTATTGTTGGTGCAGATCTTCCAGGGCGTACGATCATTGGTAGAAATAATGTTATTGGGCATTATGCGGTAATTGGAGTGAAGTGCCAAGATTTGAAGTACAAG ccAGGGGATGAGTGTTTTCTTATTGTTGGTGATAACAATGAGATCAGGGAGTATACTTCCATTCATCGGTCTTCTAAATCAACTGAAAAAACG GTTATTGGTGACAACAATCTTATCATGGGATCTTGCCACATTGCCCATGATTGCAAAATtgggaaaaataatatttttgctaATAACACCTTGTTGGCTGGTCATGTTGTGGTGGAG GACTACACCCACACCGCTGGCTCTATTGTCATTCATCAATTTTGTCACATAGGATCATATTGTTTCATTGGTGGGGGTTCTGTG ATTGCACAAGATGTTCCAAAGTATATGATGGTTTCTGGAGATAGAGCAGAGCTTCGTGGCTTGAATTTAGAAGGCCTTCGGCGTCATGGTTTCTCAAGCATGGAG GAGAATTTCATTGTGAATAGGGCCTTCAAAAATACCCTGCAGCACGCGTTAGGATCAGGCAAATGA
- the LOC120255170 gene encoding transcription factor MYBS3, with protein sequence MKIARKCSHCGNNGHNSRTCRNPISGVNNYGLRLFGVQLHIGSPLKKSFSMDFLPSSSSSHAAASPSSSSSSSSHISVDEAAEKISNGYLSDGLLGKTPEKPKKGVPWTEEEHRSFLAGLEILGKGDWRGISRHFVMTRTPTQVASHAQKYFLRQNNINKKKRRLSLFDTVGPCASVIELSLCPLPDLELSIASSRLLDQ encoded by the exons ATGAAGATAGCAAGGAAATGCTCTCATTGTGGTAATAATGGTCACAACTCAAGGACTTGCAGAAACCCAATAAGTGGAGTGAATAATTATGGACTTCGGCTTTTCGGCGTGCAACTTCATATTGGTTCTCCCTTGAAGAAGAGCTTTAGCATGGACTTTCTgccgtcttcttcttcttctcatgcCGCTGCTTCTCCGTCTTCATCATCGTCGTCTTCCTCTCATATTTCGGTTGATGAAGCTGCTGAAAAGATCTCCAATGGCTATCTCTCTGATGGTCTCTTGGGAAAAACACCCGAGAAGCCGAAAAAGG GAGTTCCTTGGACTGAGGAGGAGCACCGGTCATTTCTAGCAGGTCTTGAGATACTCGGTAAGGGTGACTGGAGAGGAATCTCCAGGCACTTTGTGATGACAAGAACACCAACTCAAGTGGCCAGTCATGCTCAGAAATACTTCTTGAGacaaaacaacataaacaaaaagaagCGTCGATTGAGCTTGTTCGACACG GTCGGACCTTGTGCAAGTGTAATTGAGCTCAGTTTATGTCCTCTGCCAGATTTGGAGCTCAGTATCGCCTCGTCACGATTGCTGgatcaataa
- the LOC120255166 gene encoding RNA polymerase sigma factor sigC — MAACKRLAFPLQSHLPARYQLQHFPSSLRSGIPCSAKLSTLHVILEGSENEIRQKDALRTYGCSCGDKRIITGDISNKVKEGNVGKNIRRSNHDANEQTAEIDTSSAAGNSSELGLLLENLNEVESIVCDADLVRLEREILVHIQRLGALKLFHACLSSTVSTSTATENEFLRDCSTECLGKKPENEIVVHSGKKEQRKIRRAIASEKARKAKTAPLSYSKRMAKVRVPSFLVPSGLSGNLDSTQAGKKRIVIASNEAEMSRGVKEFAELERIRSQLEEESGKAASYAKWAEAAGIDQKALRQRLQFGWYCRDKLIKSTRSLVIYLAKNYRGMGIAFDDLLQAGNVGVLRGAERFDNARGNRFSTYVQYWIKKSILTLVERHSRGIQIPARLEKVISQVKNAKKTMCRRDGKYIGDDEIAEFTGLPVDKVRLANKCARGVGSIDKEIGIGWRVKFMEVTPDTSIISANEIITRQHMRKDILELLEGLHPNEKLVLVHRYGLEDGKCKSLEEVGRLFHVTKEWIRKLEKGALAKITTEDIQNELRYYTHL; from the exons ATGGCTGCCTGTAAGAGGTTGGCTTTCCCACTCCAATCTCACCTTCCTGCTAGATACCAACTTCAACACTTTCCATCTTCAT TAAGAAGTGGAATTCCTTGTTCTGCAAAATTATCAACTCTACATGTGATTTTAGAGGGAAGTGAAAATGAAATCCGGCAAAAGGATGCATTGAGAACTTATGGATGTTCTTGTGGAGACAAACGAATAATCACTGGAGACATATCTAACAAAGTTAAAGAG GGAAACGTTGGTAAAAATATACGAAGAAGTAATCATGATGCAAATGAACAAACGGCAGAAATTGACACTTCTTCAGCTGCTGGCAACTCTTCAGAGCTAGGATTGTTATTGGAGAACCTTAATGAAGTCGAAAGTATTGTTTGTGATGCAGACTTAGTCAGGCTGGAAAGAGAGATTCTCGTTCACATCCAAAGACTTGGGGCTCTTAAATTATTTCATGCATGTCTTTCAAGCACTGTCTCGACATCAACTGCTACAGAAAATGAATTCCTTAGAGATTGTTCGACGGAGTGTTTAGGCAAGAAACCAGAGAATGAGATAGTTGTCCACAGTGGGAAAAAGGAGCAGAGGAAAATAAGAAGAGCTATAGCTTCAGAAAAGGCTAGAAAGGCAAAAACGGCTCCATTGTCATACTCGAAAAGAATGGCCAAAGTTAGAGTACCGTCATTTTTGGTTCCCTCTGGTTTGTCGGGAAATTTAGATTCTACGCAGGCAGGGAAGAAAAGGATTGTTATTGCTAGCAATGAAGCAGAAATGTCCAGGGGAGTTAAG GAGTTTGCGGAGTTGGAAAGAATACGAAGTCAATTGGAAGAGGAAAGTGGCAAAGCAGCCAGTTATGCCAAATGGGCAGAAGCAGCCGGCATTGATCAGAAGGCATTGCGACAACGACTGCAGTTTGGTTGGTATTGCAGAGATAAACTAATAAAAAGTACGAGATCTTTAGTCATTTACTTGGCGAAGAACTACAGGGGAATGGGAATAGCCTTCGATGATCTACTTCAG GCTGGAAATGTGGGTGTTCTTAGAGGTGCTGAGAGATTTGACAATGCAAGAGGAAATCGGTTCTCAACTTATGTTCAGTATTGGATAAAGAAATCAATATTAACTTTGGTGGAACGACACTCTAGAGGAATTCAAATACCG GCGAGATTGGAGAAGGTTATTAGTCAAGTGAAGAATGCGAAGAAAACAATGTGTAGAAGAGATGGGAAATATATAGGAGATGATGAGATAGCGGAATTCACTGGTCTTCCAGTTGATAAAGTCAGATTGGCGAACAAGTGCGCTCGAGGTGTAGGTTCAATTGACAAGGAAATCGGCATTGGATGGCGCGTAAAATTCATG GAAGTCACACCAGACACATCAATAATTTCGGCTAATGAAATTATCACAAGACAACACATGAGAAAAGACATTCTCGAACTCTTAGAAGGTCTACACCCGAACGAAAAACTAGTACTGGTACATCGATACGGCTTGGAGGACGGTAAATGCAAGTCACTCGAGGAAGTTGGGAGACTATTCCATGTGACCAAAGAATGGATCAGGAAATTAGAGAAGGGAGCTTTGGCCAAAATTACAACAGAAGACATTCAAAATGAATTGAGATATTATACACACTTGTAG
- the LOC120255169 gene encoding transcription factor RAX2-like, whose amino-acid sequence MGRAPCCDKANVKRGTWSPEEDATLKSYLNKHGTVVNWISLPHKAGLNRCGKSCRLRWLNYLRPNIKHGGFTPEEDNIIFTLYQTIGSRWSVIASHLHERTDNDVKNYWNTKLKKKVLHQISSPPSSQSLMITPNIKVEQKDTTSLIQDYHDYNDLLPEMTSLSSVSVGNNGSSNTSGSFVGWSCNGVVEDDHDVLFTEFGFESSLNELLAG is encoded by the exons ATGGGAAGAGCTCCTTGTTGTGATAAAGCCAATGTGAAGAGAGGGACATGGTCTCCTGAAGAAGATGCAACTCTTAAATCCTATCTCAATAAACATGGCACTGTTGTCAACTGGATTTCTTTACCTCACAAAGCag GCCTTAATAGATGTGGAAAGAGTTGCCGTTTACGTTGGCTCAATTATCTCCGACCAAACATCAAACATGGTGGTTTCACTCCTGAAGAAGATAACATCATCTTCACTCTTTATCAAACCATTGGCagcag gTGGTCTGTGATTGCTTCACATTTGCATGAAAGAACAGACAATGATGTGAAGAACTACTGGAACACAAAGCTCAAGAAGaaagttcttcatcaaatctCTTCTCCTCCATCATCACAAAGTTTAATGATCACTCCAAACATTAAAGTTGAACAAAAGGACACTACTTCTTTGATTCAAGACTACCATGACTATAATGATTTATTGCCGGAGATGACCTCATTGTCATCGGTTTCAGTGGGGAATAATGGCAGTAGTAACACTAGTGGTAGCTTTGTTGGTTGGTCTTGTAATGGAGTAGTAGAAGATGATCATGATGTTTTGTTCACTGAGTTTGGGTTTGAGTCATCTCTCAATGAACTCCTTGCTGGTTAG